In a genomic window of Caloenas nicobarica isolate bCalNic1 chromosome 1, bCalNic1.hap1, whole genome shotgun sequence:
- the PUS7L gene encoding pseudouridylate synthase PUS7L isoform X1, whose product MLPSLSHLTQHTGFRGTIKNSPSDFVVTEIPVPQHPLRDARAEPLQKPSEAPPGRSSPWLQPPKKPRTEPAGPEGEPGLRTGPEGASALDSLLGKSTSELLDKFARDLKDAWDSGSGGGAGAGGFSLGPVLDKSDRADVHSAVRQQFPFLVTVTKGKEMVVEGNADYRELRQLVTEKETSDFFKFLDAKLENSTFSFEPDGNKEHRKVVHHFINRKFGKLLETKSFTVTDVNDQAKMSIMVRFREKSWSRKRSADGFQEKQDLYTAFTLQKENLETLEAIGFLAAELGVLPSDFSYTGIKDKKAVTYQPMVVKKVTPERLKEIGSKMEKKGMRIYNIHSTCQHLRLGQLKGNHFDIIVRDLKHHSHDPSADLKERISEAMESIKTKGFVNYYGPQRFGQGQNVQTDQIGLALLNEKMELLLVLKMYQYVLAQSSTEGNKSKMSQVKAVKLFFTPEDTDDPVNSAKRYFLQTEDAKGALMMLPEFKVREKMLLRALNRYGVNHEGCTKGWLNIPHSTRIFYVHAYCSKIWNEAASYRLKIYGTKVVEGDLVLPNENDESVSLNDKVHVVTASEESANKYSINQVVLPMVGHSIKYPSNKVGQWYHERLSKDELQMCKFRVSPLQLNIPGCYRLIVKNVQNLSYFLEGSEKGIENEDNDLNESKVSLHISFDLDPSCYATVCLREIMKCDF is encoded by the exons ATGCTGCCTTCCCTCAGCCACCTGACCCAGCACACCGGCTTCCGCGGCACCATCAAAAACTCACCCAGCGACTTCGTGGTGACAGAAATCCCGGTGCCCCAACACCCGCTTAGGGATGCCCGGGCTGAACCGCTTCAGAAACCCAGCGAAGCGCCGCCAGGACGAAGCAGCCCGTGGCTGCAGCCGCCCAAAAAACCGAGGACGGAGCCCGCGGGCCCTGAGGGTGAACCAGGCCTGAGAACTGGCCCGGAGGGAGCCAGCGCCTTGGATTCCTTGCTGGGCAAATCTACGAGCGAACTGCTTGATAAATTCGCCCGTGATCTGAAGGATGCGTGGGACTCGGGAAGTGGCGGCGGTGCTGGCGCTGGGGGGTTCTCGCTGGGGCCTGTGCTGGACAAGAGCGATCGGGCCGACGTGCACAGCGCTGTGAGGCAGCAATTCCCCTTCCTAGTCACCGTTAcgaaaggcaaggaaatggtTGTAGAAGGAAACGCTGATTACAGAGAACTTCGTCAGTTAGTGACTGAAAAGGAAACGAgtgatttctttaaatttttagaTGCAAAGCTAGAAaattctacattttcttttgagcCTGATGGAAACAAAGAGCACAGAAAAGTAGTTCACCATTTTATCAACAGAAAATTTGGGAAACTTTTAGAAACAAAGTCTTTTACTGTGACAGATGTCAATGATCAGGCAAAGATGTCAATAATGGTAAGATTTCGAGAAAAAAGCTGGTCCAGAAAGAGGTCTGCTGATGGTTTCCAGGAAAAACAAGATCTTTATACAg CTTTCAcccttcagaaagaaaatctagAAACACTAGAAGCAATCGGCTTCTTGGCTGCTGAACTTGGTGTTCTTCCTTCAGACTTCAGTTACACTGGCATCAAAGACAAGAAGGCTGTTACTTACCAGCCTATGGTTGTGAAGAAGGTGACTCCTGAGAG GTTGAAAGAAATTGggagcaaaatggaaaaaaagggtATGAGAATATACAACATACATTCAACATGCCAGCACCTCAGACTTGGTCAGCTGAAGGGAAATCACTTCGATATAATTGTGAGAGATCTCAAACACCACAGTCATGACCCTTCTGCAGATCTGAAAGAGAGAATATCTGAAGCAATGGAAAGCATTAAG ACAAAAGGTTTTGTTAATTACTACGGACCTCAGCGATTTGGACAGGGACAAAATGTTCAGACAGATCAAATAGGATTGGCTTTACTGAAtgaaaaaatg GAACTACTGcttgtattaaaaatgtacCAGTATGTGCTTGCACAGTCCAGTACGGAGGGGAACAAGAGCAAGATGTCACAG GTGAAAGCTGTGAAATTGTTCTTCACACCTGAAGATACAGATGACCCTGTAAACAGTGCAAAAAGATACTTTCTTCAAACTG AAGATGCAAAGGGTGCACTCATGATGCTGCCAGAATTTAAAGTGAGAGAGAAGATGTTGCTACGAGCTTTAAATCGCTATGGTGTAAATCATGAAGGCTGTACCAAAGGATGGCTCAATATTCCTCATTCCACGCGCATATTCTATGTCCATGCTTATTGCAGTAAAATATGGAATGAAGCAGCATCATATCGGCTGAAGATTTATGGTACAAAAGTTGTTGAGGGTGATCTTGTCTTGCCAAACGAAAATGATGAAAGCGTTTCCCTGAATGACAAG gTTCATGTAGTCACTGCTTCAGAAGAGTCAGCCAACAAATACTCTATAAACCAA gTGGTTCTTCCAATGGTGGGACACAGTATCAAGTATCCCAGTAATAAGGTTGGGCAGTGGTACCATGAAAGGCTTTCTAAGGATGAGCTGCAGATGTGCAAATTCAGAGTGTCTCCGTTACAGCTGAATATACCTGGATGCTACAGactcattgtgaaaaatgttCAGAATCTGTCATATTTTTTGGAAGGTAGTGAAAAAGGAATCGAGAATGAAGACAATGACTTGAATGAATCAAAAGTCTCTCTTCATATATCATTTGACCTTGATCCTTCATGTTATGCAACAGTCTGTCTgagagaaataatgaaatgtgACTTTTAA
- the PUS7L gene encoding pseudouridylate synthase PUS7L isoform X2 codes for MLPSLSHLTQHTGFRGTIKNSPSDFVVTEIPVPQHPLRDARAEPLQKPSEAPPGRSSPWLQPPKKPRTEPAGPEGEPGLRTGPEGASALDSLLGKSTSELLDKFARDLKDAWDSGSGGGAGAGGFSLGPVLDKSDRADVHSAVRQQFPFLVTVTKGKEMVVEGNADYRELRQLVTEKETSDFFKFLDAKLENSTFSFEPDGNKEHRKVVHHFINRKFGKLLETKSFTVTDVNDQAKMSIMVRFREKSWSRKRSADGFQEKQDLYTAFTLQKENLETLEAIGFLAAELGVLPSDFSYTGIKDKKAVTYQPMVVKKVTPERLKEIGSKMEKKGMRIYNIHSTCQHLRLGQLKGNHFDIIVRDLKHHSHDPSADLKERISEAMESIKTKGFVNYYGPQRFGQGQNVQTDQIGLALLNEKMVKAVKLFFTPEDTDDPVNSAKRYFLQTEDAKGALMMLPEFKVREKMLLRALNRYGVNHEGCTKGWLNIPHSTRIFYVHAYCSKIWNEAASYRLKIYGTKVVEGDLVLPNENDESVSLNDKVHVVTASEESANKYSINQVVLPMVGHSIKYPSNKVGQWYHERLSKDELQMCKFRVSPLQLNIPGCYRLIVKNVQNLSYFLEGSEKGIENEDNDLNESKVSLHISFDLDPSCYATVCLREIMKCDF; via the exons ATGCTGCCTTCCCTCAGCCACCTGACCCAGCACACCGGCTTCCGCGGCACCATCAAAAACTCACCCAGCGACTTCGTGGTGACAGAAATCCCGGTGCCCCAACACCCGCTTAGGGATGCCCGGGCTGAACCGCTTCAGAAACCCAGCGAAGCGCCGCCAGGACGAAGCAGCCCGTGGCTGCAGCCGCCCAAAAAACCGAGGACGGAGCCCGCGGGCCCTGAGGGTGAACCAGGCCTGAGAACTGGCCCGGAGGGAGCCAGCGCCTTGGATTCCTTGCTGGGCAAATCTACGAGCGAACTGCTTGATAAATTCGCCCGTGATCTGAAGGATGCGTGGGACTCGGGAAGTGGCGGCGGTGCTGGCGCTGGGGGGTTCTCGCTGGGGCCTGTGCTGGACAAGAGCGATCGGGCCGACGTGCACAGCGCTGTGAGGCAGCAATTCCCCTTCCTAGTCACCGTTAcgaaaggcaaggaaatggtTGTAGAAGGAAACGCTGATTACAGAGAACTTCGTCAGTTAGTGACTGAAAAGGAAACGAgtgatttctttaaatttttagaTGCAAAGCTAGAAaattctacattttcttttgagcCTGATGGAAACAAAGAGCACAGAAAAGTAGTTCACCATTTTATCAACAGAAAATTTGGGAAACTTTTAGAAACAAAGTCTTTTACTGTGACAGATGTCAATGATCAGGCAAAGATGTCAATAATGGTAAGATTTCGAGAAAAAAGCTGGTCCAGAAAGAGGTCTGCTGATGGTTTCCAGGAAAAACAAGATCTTTATACAg CTTTCAcccttcagaaagaaaatctagAAACACTAGAAGCAATCGGCTTCTTGGCTGCTGAACTTGGTGTTCTTCCTTCAGACTTCAGTTACACTGGCATCAAAGACAAGAAGGCTGTTACTTACCAGCCTATGGTTGTGAAGAAGGTGACTCCTGAGAG GTTGAAAGAAATTGggagcaaaatggaaaaaaagggtATGAGAATATACAACATACATTCAACATGCCAGCACCTCAGACTTGGTCAGCTGAAGGGAAATCACTTCGATATAATTGTGAGAGATCTCAAACACCACAGTCATGACCCTTCTGCAGATCTGAAAGAGAGAATATCTGAAGCAATGGAAAGCATTAAG ACAAAAGGTTTTGTTAATTACTACGGACCTCAGCGATTTGGACAGGGACAAAATGTTCAGACAGATCAAATAGGATTGGCTTTACTGAAtgaaaaaatg GTGAAAGCTGTGAAATTGTTCTTCACACCTGAAGATACAGATGACCCTGTAAACAGTGCAAAAAGATACTTTCTTCAAACTG AAGATGCAAAGGGTGCACTCATGATGCTGCCAGAATTTAAAGTGAGAGAGAAGATGTTGCTACGAGCTTTAAATCGCTATGGTGTAAATCATGAAGGCTGTACCAAAGGATGGCTCAATATTCCTCATTCCACGCGCATATTCTATGTCCATGCTTATTGCAGTAAAATATGGAATGAAGCAGCATCATATCGGCTGAAGATTTATGGTACAAAAGTTGTTGAGGGTGATCTTGTCTTGCCAAACGAAAATGATGAAAGCGTTTCCCTGAATGACAAG gTTCATGTAGTCACTGCTTCAGAAGAGTCAGCCAACAAATACTCTATAAACCAA gTGGTTCTTCCAATGGTGGGACACAGTATCAAGTATCCCAGTAATAAGGTTGGGCAGTGGTACCATGAAAGGCTTTCTAAGGATGAGCTGCAGATGTGCAAATTCAGAGTGTCTCCGTTACAGCTGAATATACCTGGATGCTACAGactcattgtgaaaaatgttCAGAATCTGTCATATTTTTTGGAAGGTAGTGAAAAAGGAATCGAGAATGAAGACAATGACTTGAATGAATCAAAAGTCTCTCTTCATATATCATTTGACCTTGATCCTTCATGTTATGCAACAGTCTGTCTgagagaaataatgaaatgtgACTTTTAA